The nucleotide window AAATACCAGTATCTTTGGCTCAAGTTTGTTTTTTTCCATACTCTACTTTTTCTTCTTGACGAAAATCTTCCAATATCCAGGTTCAATCAGCGTACCAAGATATTCATGTCCCATCTTATTAGCCCAGAATGGCAGATCTCTGTTCGTGCCTGGATCAGAAGACCAAACTTCAAGGATCCCGTTGATAGGCACTTCGCTCATCGCTTTTTTGGCTGCCAGAAGCGGGCCCGGACAAGCAGTTCCTCGTGCATCAATAATTTTAGTAGATTTCAAACTAACCAATTCACTATCGGAGAGTGTCATAATCAATACCTCTTTTAAATAAAGTAAGTAATATTCGCTTTTGTGGATAGATCTAGAAACTCGGCAGCACCCATCACATCATCGACTACATCTACAAGATCATTTTTTGTTATGCCCCATATCTGCAATGCCAGAGAGCAAGCATAAATTCTTACAGTTCCAGCTTTCTTTGCTTCTCGAAGCATGTCAATCCATGACGGAGCTTTTATTCTTGTCAGCCCTTCAACAACTTTGGGCTTGAGATTTTCAAATTCACTAAATTCCATATTTTTCTCGATAACATCCTTGCGCATTGCATAAACGCCCCATAGTTGGAGAAAAATATCCACTTCAATATCTGAGGCAGCAGCTCCCCCTGCAAGAACAGAGAGACCAGTTAAGCGATCGACAGCACCACTAAAAACTGTTATTGCCATCTTTTTAACCATATCTACCA belongs to Thermoplasmata archaeon and includes:
- a CDS encoding sulfurtransferase TusA family protein — protein: MTLSDSELVSLKSTKIIDARGTACPGPLLAAKKAMSEVPINGILEVWSSDPGTNRDLPFWANKMGHEYLGTLIEPGYWKIFVKKKK
- a CDS encoding DsrE/DsrF/DrsH-like family protein, which produces MVKKMAITVFSGAVDRLTGLSVLAGGAAASDIEVDIFLQLWGVYAMRKDVIEKNMEFSEFENLKPKVVEGLTRIKAPSWIDMLREAKKAGTVRIYACSLALQIWGITKNDLVDVVDDVMGAAEFLDLSTKANITYFI